GATATCCACATTTTCCTGAGTAGCCCGCATCCTGAGAAGAGAGGCAAGGATTTCAGCTTCCTTGTTCCCTCCCTGGTGGCAGACAGCAACGCAGGTATTACAACCGAAGACTGTAAGCTGTTTATGGTCTTTGACCATCTCCCATACTTCATCAAATGGTTTCTGCTCACCTACTATCATAGTCTCTCCGCTCCTTCTTCATTAACCTCAGTTCCTCAGGCAGACATGGACTCGGCAGCCTGTTCAGTATTATCCGTAGACCCTGACTTCTTTTTCAGTGCAAGCCAGATTGGTGATGGCCCCAGCGCTTTGATTTTTTCAGTAAACTCTGTACAGATCTCCGCCCATCTCGGACCCTGGGCTGCAGATAAATGAAAAAACTCAAGACGTTCCGGATCTACTCCAACCAGTTCCAGCAATCCCTTAACTTTTTTTATTCTTTTTACGGCATTTGTATTTCCTTCCAGGAAATGGCATTGACCCTCCATTCAGCCCGCCGCAAACACTCCGTCAACCCCCCGTTCAAAAGCCCTCAACAGGTAGGCGTGATCAAGTTTCCCCGTGCAGGGTAAACGAACGACCTTCACATTGGTTGGATATGGCAACCTCATTACCCCCGCAAGGTCAGCTGCAGCAAACGCGCAGTAGTGACAGGCAAAAGCGATAATATTTGGCTGCCAGTCCTCTGGTATAGGTCCTGGATTCTCCGGACTGTTCGATTCTTGAATCATTTCTGCGTCAGATGTCATCTTTTTAATCCTGTTTCATGGTCTTATGTTGCTGCATCTATCATTGCCAAAATTTGATCATCCCTGAAATAATTGACCTGATATGCTTTGGCAGGACAGACACCTGCACAAATTCCACATCCCGTACATTTCACTTCATTATGACTGACTTTGCCATCCTCATCAATAAACGGAGCTCCGAAGGGGCATTTCTTCACACACATCAGGCATGACATGCAGATATCTCTGTTATGCTTTGAGATAACTCCGGAAACCGTAAGGCTCTCATTGGAAAGCAACGCTCCGGCACGACCAGCTGCAGCCTGTGCCTGGCCGATTGTCTCTTCCAGGTTCTTCGGTGCATGAGCCAAACCTGCAAGAAAAAATCCTTCACTCGGGAAGTCCACAGGCCTGAGTTTCACATGGGCTTCCATGAAGAATCCTTCGATATTACAGGTCAGTTTGAATTTTTTGGACAACTCTTCCCCGTCCGGCTGAGGACGCAATCCCGTTGACAGCACCACATAATCAGCATCAATAACTATCTGTTTCCCAAGCACTTTTCCTGAAACGGTCACCTTCACACCATTTTCGCCAGGAACAACTTCCGGTTTATCTTCCGGAGTATACAACAGAAAAATAACACCAAGGTCCCTGGCTTTCTTATAGTAATCTTCCTTCAAACCATAAGAACGTATGTCTCTGTAAATAACAACTACCTGAGCATCAGGTGCTTTTTCCTTTATGGCAATACTGTTCTTCAAGGCATCCTGACAACAGATCCGGGAACAGAAATTATTTGGATCTTCCCGGGATCCCACACATTGGATCATGACATAGCTTTCCCTGTTATCGGGTTCTCTTGCCGCCAGCATATCTTCAAGTTCACGCTGAGTCATGACGCGATCAGAATCCGTATAACCATACTCTGTCGGGCTGTACTCGATACCTCCTGTGGCGATAAGAATTGCACCATGGTGAACGGTCTCTCCATTACTGAGTGCCGTTATAAAATTACCGACAAAACCGTCAATATTATCAACTTCTGCCCCGAGATGCAGGGTAATAGCCGGTTCATTCTCAACTGTTTCTATCGTTTCTTTCAGAAATGATGCAACATCATCACCTTCAAGATTGGAACGAACACTGGAGAGCAAACCACCAAGCCTGTCCTGTTTTTCAACAAGATGAACCTCATATCCCTGTTCAACCAATGAGAGTGCTGCGGTCATTCCGGCAATTCCACCACCGATCACAAGACCGGTGTGATTTACACCAACTGAGCTGGTGTTAACCGGGTCAAGCAGCCGGGTTTTGGCGATATTCATCTTAACGATTTCAATGGCTTTTTCCGTAGCTTTTTCTTTCTCACTCATATGACACCAGGAACATTGCTCACGAATATCAGCCAGTTCAAAAAGAAACTTGTTCAATCCCACCTCACGAATGGTATCCTGGAACAGCGGTGCATGAGTCCGGGGAGTACAGGAGGCAACCACTACCCGGTTTAAACCCTTTTCCTTGATAACATCCCTTATTTTCTGCTGGCCGTCCGGTGCACAAGCGTAAACAATGGTTTCAGCATGGGTTACTCCCGGTGCCTCGGCGGCTTTATCAGCAACTTTCTGAACATCTACAGTTCCGGCAATATTGGTACCGCAATGACAGACAAGGACGCCGATTTTCGGTTCTTCTCCTTCAATATCGGTCTCCGGCGGCAGAACAACCTCCTCCACTTCACTGCCCCTGGAATCACCAAGAAGCGCCATGCTCATTGAAGCTGCACCACTTCCCTGGATAACTGTCTCCGGAATATCCTTCGGTCCCTGGTAGGTTCCGGCAACATAGATTCCTCCTCTGCTGGTTTCCACCGGGCGGAGTTTTGAGGTCTGGGCAAATCCGTACTCATCGGTGTCGATTCCGAAAATTTTTGAGAATTCATCAGCGTCTTCCCGTGGTTCAAAACCGATTGAAAGGATCACCATATCAAATTCTTCATTCACCAGTTTTCCGTCCTCGTCAACGTAATGAATGATGAGATTTTTTGTTTCCGGATCTTCCAGGACCTCGGAAACCATAGCTCTTCTGTAGGTAACCTCCGCGTCCTTTTTTGCCTTGTCTATGTACTTGTCAAAATCCTTGCCAAAAGCCCGCAGTTCCATATAAAAAACCGTGGAATCCACTTCTTTGTCATGTTCCTTGGCAATAATGGATTGTTTTGCAGCATACATACAGCAGACAGAAGAACACCAGGGATTCGCGTTGTGTTCATTCCTGGAACCGACACACTGGATCCAGGCCAGTTTTTTAGGATGCCCGCCATCAGATGGCCGGGCTACGGTCCCTCCACAGGGACCCGAGGCGGAAAGCAGTCGTTCAAACTGGAGTGAAGTTACCACGTTAGCATGTTTGCCGTAACCAAATTCCTGCCTGATTTCAGGTTGATATGTTTTGAGCCCTGGAGTGAGGATGATTGAACCCACCCTGACATCATACTGCTTGTCCTTGTCATCAAAATTAATTGCATCAGCATCACAGACCTTTTCACATTTCCTGCATACCCCCCTGGTAAGAAAAAGACAGTAATCTCCGTCTATCGCGCGGGTATTGGGAACGGCCTGAGGAAAAAGAGCAAAAATAGCCCTTCTTTTATTCAGTCCCTGATTAAAGAAATCCAGGACTTTGGTAGGACATTTTTCTTCACATGCGCCACATCCGGTACATTTGTCGCCATCCACATACCTGGCTTTCTGCTCAATCGTGACGGTAAAATCTCCCTGTCGACCAGACACTTTTCTCACGCTGGCCAAGGTATGCATCTTGATATTAGGATGTCGGCTTGATTCGACCATGCGGGGAGAAATCATGCACATGGCACAATCTCCGGTGGGGAAAGTTTTATCGAGCCGCGACATGGTACCACCAATGGATGGTTCATCATTGATCATATGAACCAGAAGGCCACTGTTGGCCAGATCCAGTGAGGCCTGCATTCCTCCAATGCCCGCTCCAACTACCAGTACTGAACCTATCCTGTCTTTCTGTT
The DNA window shown above is from Desulfomarina profundi and carries:
- a CDS encoding hydrogenase iron-sulfur subunit, producing MIQESNSPENPGPIPEDWQPNIIAFACHYCAFAAADLAGVMRLPYPTNVKVVRLPCTGKLDHAYLLRAFERGVDGVFAAGUMEGQCHFLEGNTNAVKRIKKVKGLLELVGVDPERLEFFHLSAAQGPRWAEICTEFTEKIKALGPSPIWLALKKKSGSTDNTEQAAESMSA
- a CDS encoding FAD-dependent oxidoreductase; the protein is MEDLDVTRITPGQEQKDRIGSVLVVGAGIGGMQASLDLANSGLLVHMINDEPSIGGTMSRLDKTFPTGDCAMCMISPRMVESSRHPNIKMHTLASVRKVSGRQGDFTVTIEQKARYVDGDKCTGCGACEEKCPTKVLDFFNQGLNKRRAIFALFPQAVPNTRAIDGDYCLFLTRGVCRKCEKVCDADAINFDDKDKQYDVRVGSIILTPGLKTYQPEIRQEFGYGKHANVVTSLQFERLLSASGPCGGTVARPSDGGHPKKLAWIQCVGSRNEHNANPWCSSVCCMYAAKQSIIAKEHDKEVDSTVFYMELRAFGKDFDKYIDKAKKDAEVTYRRAMVSEVLEDPETKNLIIHYVDEDGKLVNEEFDMVILSIGFEPREDADEFSKIFGIDTDEYGFAQTSKLRPVETSRGGIYVAGTYQGPKDIPETVIQGSGAASMSMALLGDSRGSEVEEVVLPPETDIEGEEPKIGVLVCHCGTNIAGTVDVQKVADKAAEAPGVTHAETIVYACAPDGQQKIRDVIKEKGLNRVVVASCTPRTHAPLFQDTIREVGLNKFLFELADIREQCSWCHMSEKEKATEKAIEIVKMNIAKTRLLDPVNTSSVGVNHTGLVIGGGIAGMTAALSLVEQGYEVHLVEKQDRLGGLLSSVRSNLEGDDVASFLKETIETVENEPAITLHLGAEVDNIDGFVGNFITALSNGETVHHGAILIATGGIEYSPTEYGYTDSDRVMTQRELEDMLAAREPDNRESYVMIQCVGSREDPNNFCSRICCQDALKNSIAIKEKAPDAQVVVIYRDIRSYGLKEDYYKKARDLGVIFLLYTPEDKPEVVPGENGVKVTVSGKVLGKQIVIDADYVVLSTGLRPQPDGEELSKKFKLTCNIEGFFMEAHVKLRPVDFPSEGFFLAGLAHAPKNLEETIGQAQAAAGRAGALLSNESLTVSGVISKHNRDICMSCLMCVKKCPFGAPFIDEDGKVSHNEVKCTGCGICAGVCPAKAYQVNYFRDDQILAMIDAAT